One genomic region from Terriglobus aquaticus encodes:
- a CDS encoding M16 family metallopeptidase, with amino-acid sequence MQSLFPRTAPRLLLALSAVLAAFGAHSAQAQIHVESKTLSNGMKILVQEDNSIPNIACYTFYRVGSRNEHEGITGLSHFFEHMMFNGAKRYGKGEFDAALDNAGGTNNAYTNTDTTVYQDWTPSGALPLVLDAESDRMENLAFIPSVVESERQVVYSERRLRTDNSNPGTLEESLRAAAYMSAPYHWPVVGWPSDIEGWTIDDLKSYHAMGYAPGNATMVIVGNVKAADVFAIAEKDFGTIPAHATPPPVRTKEMPQHGERRVEVHKPAELPLQFIAWHTVDVKSPDYYPLTVLDSILTTGQSSRLYRALVDGQQLALSIGSGQDDTMDPGLFTIQQQPRAGVAPQKVEAAIYAELDKLRTAPVDAAELSKAKNQIIAQLYREQQTIAGRAQAIGVAEVFFGSWTHVNDQEKLINAVTAADVQRVLNKYLIPSNRTVATLVPDATAVDPSAPAQGTPEGGAQ; translated from the coding sequence ATGCAAAGCTTGTTCCCACGCACGGCGCCACGCCTCCTGCTGGCGCTTTCCGCCGTGCTTGCCGCGTTCGGCGCGCACTCCGCCCAGGCGCAGATCCACGTCGAGAGCAAGACGCTCTCGAACGGAATGAAAATCCTGGTCCAGGAAGACAATTCCATTCCCAACATCGCCTGCTACACCTTCTACCGGGTCGGCTCCCGCAACGAACACGAAGGCATCACGGGGCTCTCGCACTTCTTCGAACACATGATGTTCAACGGCGCCAAGCGCTACGGCAAGGGCGAGTTCGATGCTGCGCTCGACAACGCCGGCGGCACCAATAACGCCTACACCAACACCGACACCACGGTGTACCAGGACTGGACGCCCTCCGGCGCTCTCCCGCTCGTCCTCGACGCCGAGTCCGACCGCATGGAAAACCTCGCCTTCATCCCCTCCGTGGTTGAAAGCGAGCGCCAGGTCGTCTACTCCGAGCGGCGCCTCCGCACCGACAACAGCAACCCCGGCACGCTGGAAGAATCTCTGCGCGCCGCGGCCTACATGAGCGCGCCGTACCACTGGCCCGTCGTCGGCTGGCCCTCCGACATCGAGGGCTGGACCATCGACGATCTGAAGAGCTATCACGCCATGGGCTACGCTCCCGGCAACGCCACCATGGTCATCGTCGGCAACGTCAAGGCGGCCGACGTCTTCGCCATTGCCGAAAAGGACTTCGGCACCATCCCCGCGCATGCCACGCCGCCGCCCGTCCGCACCAAGGAAATGCCGCAGCACGGCGAACGCCGGGTCGAGGTGCACAAGCCCGCCGAGCTGCCGCTGCAATTCATCGCCTGGCACACGGTCGACGTGAAGAGCCCCGACTACTACCCGCTCACCGTGCTCGACAGCATCCTGACCACCGGCCAAAGCTCGCGCCTGTACCGTGCGCTGGTCGACGGCCAGCAACTGGCGCTCAGCATCGGCTCCGGCCAGGACGACACCATGGACCCGGGCCTGTTCACCATCCAGCAGCAGCCCCGCGCCGGCGTCGCTCCGCAGAAGGTCGAAGCCGCCATCTACGCTGAGCTCGACAAGCTGCGCACCGCGCCCGTCGATGCCGCAGAGCTCAGCAAGGCCAAGAACCAGATCATCGCCCAGCTCTACCGCGAGCAGCAGACCATCGCCGGCCGCGCCCAGGCCATCGGCGTCGCCGAGGTCTTCTTCGGCAGTTGGACCCACGTCAACGATCAGGAGAAGCTCATCAACGCCGTCACCGCCGCAGACGTCCAGCGCGTCCTGAACAAATACCTCATTCCCTCGAACCGCACCGTTGCCACGCTCGTCCCCGATGCCACCGCGGTCGATCCGTCTGCGCCCGCGCAGGGCACGCCCGAAGGAGGTGCGCAATGA
- a CDS encoding glycoside hydrolase family 125 protein, with translation MNRRDLLLGASALATTSALSGQYSTAAFSGLSGRPPVAKRRFTSITVERAIESFRTATSSTVLQQTFENCFPNTLDTTVFPSTRDGHPDTYVITGDIDAMWLRDSAAQMWVYLPLTRIDKTVSDLVEGVVRHHARLVLLDPYANAFTRHPGDHALDWALHDDTDMKPGVAERKWEIDSLCYVVRLAHGFWKASNNPAAFDDTWHQAARRIVQTFREQQRKENLGPYHFQRAAANPTDSLPLGGYGNPTRPNGLICSGFRPSDDACIFPQFIPANLFAAVTLDRIAEIASTVLHDDALASEAKSFAGEVRQAVQAHGIIQHPKHGQIYAYEVDGYGNSVAMDDANAPGLASLAYLQLVPQNDPLYQRTRAFALSFDNPYFFRGSAGEGIGGPHIGLGHIWPMAILFRALTSSSDAEITQCLRTLVNTTNGTHFMHESFYKDDPSKYTRPWFAWANGLFGELCLKLQAERPQLLRNFSA, from the coding sequence ATGAACCGTAGAGACCTCCTGCTCGGCGCCTCCGCTCTCGCCACCACCTCCGCCCTGTCCGGCCAGTACAGCACCGCGGCCTTCTCCGGTCTCTCCGGCCGCCCTCCGGTTGCGAAGCGCCGCTTCACCTCCATCACGGTCGAGCGCGCCATCGAGAGCTTCCGCACCGCCACAAGCAGCACGGTTCTCCAGCAGACCTTCGAGAACTGCTTTCCCAACACGCTCGACACCACCGTCTTCCCGTCCACGCGCGACGGCCATCCCGACACCTACGTCATCACCGGTGACATCGATGCCATGTGGCTCCGCGATTCTGCCGCGCAGATGTGGGTCTACCTCCCGCTCACGCGCATCGACAAGACCGTCAGCGACCTGGTCGAGGGCGTTGTGCGTCACCACGCCCGCCTCGTCCTGCTCGACCCCTACGCCAACGCCTTTACCCGCCACCCCGGCGATCACGCGCTCGACTGGGCCCTGCACGACGACACCGACATGAAGCCCGGCGTCGCCGAGCGCAAGTGGGAGATCGACTCGCTCTGCTACGTAGTCCGCCTCGCGCACGGCTTCTGGAAGGCCTCCAACAATCCCGCCGCCTTCGACGACACCTGGCACCAGGCCGCGCGCCGCATCGTCCAGACCTTCCGCGAACAGCAGCGCAAGGAGAACCTCGGCCCCTATCACTTCCAGCGCGCCGCCGCGAACCCCACCGACTCGCTGCCCCTCGGCGGCTATGGAAATCCCACCCGCCCTAACGGCCTCATCTGCTCCGGCTTCCGCCCGTCCGACGACGCCTGCATCTTCCCGCAATTCATCCCTGCCAACCTGTTCGCCGCCGTCACGCTAGACCGCATCGCAGAGATCGCCTCCACCGTCCTGCACGACGACGCCCTCGCCAGTGAAGCCAAGTCCTTCGCCGGCGAGGTGCGCCAAGCGGTCCAGGCGCACGGCATCATCCAGCACCCCAAGCACGGCCAGATCTACGCGTACGAGGTCGACGGCTACGGCAACTCGGTCGCCATGGACGACGCCAATGCCCCCGGCCTCGCTTCGCTCGCCTACCTGCAACTCGTGCCGCAGAACGATCCGCTCTACCAGCGCACGCGCGCCTTCGCGCTCAGCTTCGACAACCCCTACTTCTTCCGCGGCTCAGCAGGCGAGGGAATCGGCGGCCCGCACATCGGCCTCGGCCACATCTGGCCTATGGCCATCCTCTTCCGCGCGCTCACCAGCTCCAGCGACGCCGAAATCACGCAGTGCCTCCGTACCCTCGTGAACACCACCAACGGCACACACTTCATGCACGAGTCGTTCTACAAGGACGACCCCAGCAAGTACACCCGCCCCTGGTTCGCCTGGGCCAACGGCCTCTTCGGCGAACTCTGCCTCAAGCTGCAAGCCGAACGCCCGCAACTCCTCCGCAACTTCAGCGCGTAG
- a CDS encoding M16 family metallopeptidase — protein sequence MIARLLAVTATTLTLSAAALAQSAPQPSAQPTQPPSQHIVTPPPKPYVLPAYERYVAPNGMTILLLEKHEVPLVAVNLVLRSGSVADPVGKEGLASITAALLRRGTASHTAEQFSNAIDSIGMQYGAGVLLDSSQVSTNFLKKDQATALALFTDTVLHPTFPEAEFTKLLAQRQDAVRSAKDNPQAVLGFYYRAFLYGNNPYGRPSSGDENSLKHITREDVLAFYKTNYTPANAILAVSGDFDARAMRSALDAAFAGWQGKAPAPAPLTAMAPLKGRRVLLVDKPDATQSYFAVGNIGINATDPDRGQLDVVNELFGGRFTSLLNTELRIKTGYTYGASSSFSENRVAGPFTIATFTRNATTGPAIDKTLEVLDTARAQGFTSNQLLSAKNTIAGTLPPELETAQAVAATLARNELYGITRDAFNQSLVKTQQTTPDDAKRLLAHDYPDSKDLVLVVVGKAAEIRPAIQKYSPNITERKISDPGF from the coding sequence ATGATCGCGCGTTTACTGGCAGTCACCGCCACCACCCTCACCCTGTCCGCGGCGGCACTCGCCCAATCCGCGCCACAGCCATCCGCGCAGCCTACCCAGCCTCCGTCTCAGCACATCGTCACGCCGCCGCCCAAGCCCTACGTCTTGCCAGCGTACGAGCGCTATGTCGCCCCCAACGGCATGACCATCCTCCTGCTCGAAAAGCATGAGGTGCCTCTGGTCGCCGTCAACCTCGTCCTGCGTTCCGGTTCCGTCGCCGATCCCGTCGGTAAGGAAGGCCTCGCCTCCATCACCGCCGCTCTCCTGCGCCGTGGCACCGCCTCGCACACCGCGGAGCAGTTCTCGAACGCCATCGACAGCATAGGCATGCAGTACGGCGCGGGCGTCCTGCTCGACTCGTCCCAGGTCTCGACCAACTTCCTCAAGAAGGACCAGGCCACCGCGCTCGCGCTGTTCACTGACACCGTGTTGCACCCCACCTTCCCAGAGGCGGAGTTCACCAAGCTGCTCGCCCAGCGGCAGGACGCCGTGCGCTCCGCCAAGGACAATCCACAGGCCGTCCTCGGCTTCTACTACCGGGCCTTTCTCTACGGCAACAATCCATACGGCCGTCCCTCCAGCGGAGACGAAAACTCCCTGAAGCACATCACCCGCGAGGACGTGCTCGCGTTCTACAAGACCAACTACACCCCGGCGAACGCCATCCTTGCCGTCTCCGGCGACTTCGACGCCCGCGCCATGCGCTCGGCTCTCGATGCCGCATTTGCCGGCTGGCAGGGCAAGGCACCCGCGCCCGCACCGCTCACCGCCATGGCACCGCTCAAGGGTCGCCGCGTGCTGCTGGTCGACAAGCCGGACGCCACGCAGTCCTACTTCGCAGTCGGCAACATCGGCATCAACGCCACCGACCCCGATCGCGGCCAGCTTGATGTGGTCAACGAACTCTTCGGCGGCCGCTTCACTTCGCTGCTCAACACGGAGCTCCGCATCAAGACCGGCTACACCTACGGCGCCAGCTCCAGCTTCAGCGAAAACCGCGTCGCCGGCCCCTTCACCATCGCTACGTTTACCCGCAACGCGACCACCGGTCCTGCCATCGACAAAACGCTCGAAGTCCTCGACACGGCGCGTGCGCAGGGCTTCACCAGCAACCAGCTCCTCAGCGCCAAGAACACCATCGCCGGCACGCTTCCGCCAGAGCTCGAAACCGCTCAGGCTGTCGCCGCCACGCTCGCCCGCAACGAGCTCTATGGCATCACCCGCGATGCCTTCAACCAGAGTCTTGTTAAGACACAACAGACCACGCCGGACGACGCAAAGCGCCTGCTCGCCCACGACTACCCCGACAGCAAAGACCTCGTTCTCGTCGTCGTAGGCAAAGCCGCGGAGATCCGGCCCGCGATCCAGAAGTACAGCCCCAACATCACCGAGCGCAAAATCAGCGACCCCGGCTTCTAA
- a CDS encoding acetamidase/formamidase family protein, with protein sequence MIRSISLILLSALAPCGLAQSPTALTGHWLMTGDNHGTTFYMPLDLVEKGSQLTGKIGGDALHGEVHAQSVHFTARDEDNNTGEVNATLADGKLTGTLLSTDAHNPAHSDRLTFVAVLSPRVTSGTPKRHEFVPTVFYRDYSPLHPVVLTVNPGDTIHTTTVDAGGNDEHGDKRVAGGNPQTGPFYVNGAEPGDTLVVRIVHLKLNRDWAESDDNLDPRALSADLAVRMKDNHNNIKWHLDLAKGTASPDKPGEHMRTFAIPVSPMLGCVATAVGPGGSAPRTQDSGSFGGNMDFNGVTDGATLYLPVSVPGALLYVGDGHALQGDGELNGNALETSMDVEVTVDLIRGKRIHNRIETPTEIIAMGLDGSIDDAFRDATSNMAGWIMDQYKLTPSETSQFLGVAADYHVSEVADRNAGVVLKIAKSKLSTLAAPKAMSGEDPSVPQISR encoded by the coding sequence ATGATTCGTTCGATCAGCCTGATTCTGTTGAGCGCTCTTGCTCCGTGCGGGCTCGCCCAGTCGCCCACTGCCCTGACCGGCCACTGGCTGATGACAGGCGACAATCACGGCACGACCTTCTACATGCCGTTGGACCTGGTGGAGAAGGGTAGTCAACTTACCGGCAAGATCGGCGGAGACGCGTTGCATGGCGAGGTGCACGCTCAATCCGTTCACTTCACCGCGCGCGACGAAGACAACAACACCGGCGAGGTGAACGCAACGCTTGCGGATGGCAAGCTGACCGGAACACTTCTCTCAACCGACGCGCACAACCCGGCCCACTCGGACCGCCTCACCTTTGTGGCTGTGCTGTCGCCGCGGGTGACAAGCGGGACGCCGAAACGACACGAGTTTGTCCCGACCGTGTTTTACCGGGACTATTCACCCTTGCATCCAGTGGTGCTTACGGTGAATCCCGGAGACACCATTCACACGACGACAGTGGATGCCGGTGGGAATGACGAGCATGGCGACAAACGCGTGGCCGGCGGGAATCCGCAGACCGGGCCGTTCTACGTGAATGGCGCTGAGCCGGGCGACACGCTGGTGGTGCGCATTGTGCACCTGAAGCTGAACCGGGATTGGGCCGAGTCGGACGACAACCTTGATCCGCGGGCACTGAGCGCCGACCTTGCGGTCAGGATGAAGGACAATCACAACAACATCAAGTGGCATCTGGATCTGGCGAAGGGCACAGCTTCTCCCGACAAGCCCGGGGAGCACATGCGGACGTTTGCGATCCCGGTGAGCCCGATGCTGGGTTGCGTTGCGACGGCGGTTGGGCCTGGCGGATCTGCTCCGCGGACGCAGGACAGCGGCAGCTTTGGTGGCAACATGGACTTCAACGGTGTGACGGATGGTGCGACGCTGTACCTGCCGGTGAGCGTCCCCGGCGCGCTGCTCTACGTTGGTGATGGTCACGCTCTGCAGGGCGACGGCGAGTTGAACGGCAATGCGCTGGAAACGTCGATGGACGTGGAAGTCACGGTGGACTTGATTCGAGGGAAGCGCATACACAACCGCATCGAGACGCCGACGGAGATCATCGCGATGGGACTTGACGGTTCGATCGACGATGCGTTCCGTGACGCGACGAGCAACATGGCGGGCTGGATTATGGACCAGTACAAGCTGACGCCGTCTGAGACGTCGCAGTTTTTGGGCGTCGCCGCTGACTACCACGTGAGCGAAGTCGCGGACAGGAACGCGGGTGTGGTGCTGAAGATCGCGAAGTCGAAACTGAGCACGCTCGCCGCCCCAAAGGCGATGAGCGGCGAGGATCCGTCCGTGCCGCAGATCTCACGATGA
- the ndk gene encoding nucleoside-diphosphate kinase has product MSQRTFSIVKPDAVRNGHTGAILAEIEKAGFKIVAIKKMSLSVEQAEGFYHVHAERPFFGELTKFMASGPIFPMVLEKDNAIADLRKVMGATNPANAEEGTIRKKFATSIGENAIHGSDAEDTAAFEIGYFFAGYELK; this is encoded by the coding sequence ATGTCGCAGCGCACCTTCAGCATTGTTAAGCCGGACGCAGTCCGCAACGGCCATACCGGCGCCATTCTGGCCGAGATCGAAAAGGCCGGATTCAAGATTGTCGCCATCAAGAAGATGTCGCTGAGCGTGGAGCAGGCCGAGGGCTTCTACCACGTGCACGCCGAGCGCCCGTTCTTTGGCGAACTGACCAAGTTCATGGCCAGCGGACCGATTTTTCCGATGGTGTTGGAGAAGGACAACGCGATTGCCGACCTGCGCAAGGTGATGGGCGCGACCAACCCGGCCAACGCCGAGGAAGGCACCATCCGCAAGAAGTTTGCGACGTCCATCGGTGAGAATGCGATCCACGGATCGGATGCGGAAGATACGGCCGCATTTGAGATTGGGTACTTCTTTGCCGGTTACGAACTGAAGTAA
- a CDS encoding Ig-like domain repeat protein: protein MSRPHFRVYASACAAFALALLPGLNRAAAQTAPAQTVSSSAPATTAFPAVAVGAVSSAKTVTLTLRSAGVALAPTATSEFTILPGGTCSAQQTYAAGDTCTLAVGFAPQAPGTVSGQVSLPGANGRTLATARLIGTGVGSSAAFTPGVVSTVAIASAGPHSFTALTTSASGVAYLADRSTGQILQVDPVSGTTSVVATGLPASDPVASLAADVDGTVYLLSASGSISRVDPGTTAVTAIAPLPTTAGASAPASAITVDAQGRLIAAFGTALERLDNGVWTALAANAACTDPTATCGDGQTLVHAQFGSVTALASDAAGDLYIVDAASSRIRRVDASTGILSTVAGTGTACAHTPCGDGAAANTAALGTLSGITVDALGDLTFAEAASGLRRIDASTGTTHSVLATSETRFRSGTVSPAALRDGSVLLLTSADASTVAEFSAASSTLTFAQTPVGQTSSDSVQTVTLTNRGNAPLTLATPAAGTNPSTTADFPLGDAQTCPQLSASSAAQSLAPGAACTLQVKFKPTTSGNISSRVVLTESASAAASTSSAAAPAAQITHAIAVQGAAGAAPGTAPASIALVSLPTGPVYGQPVSLNVSVYDATHTGPTPTGTLTFTEGSTTLGTATLSGGNGNYTVVHPSTGSHTYAVSYSGDSYYAASTQNTTIDVTVARAASVYTASLPTYEYGQDIRATYVLSGQYSGTGIALPSGVVTYTLFDSNGNVVVTGTSNSADRVNSIDENAPLGMLHGGTYKLQLSYPGDTNFLPLQQDLQVVVQPAPQIIVNFGQLPSPVNYGVPPIPLIGTAVSTVTNPATQTGLPVVFSVLSGPGTIVNNQLVVTGVGTIVVAANQPGNSDYAPAPQLTQTVISVRPVAKLVWNTPAPINVGTPLGKNQLNAVALDPNGQPLAGTYTYMPTAGTVLPVGPATLTVTFVPTDTDHYGNVTVTASVVLTVRDLTTSTITFAGGTTTYGTGLGSALNATATSNGAAIPGTFVYTTNGTTLSATSSLPVGTYTVLATFTPTDGNTYRAGSATATITVNPATVTVTFAGGSVTSGNALGATLNATATANGAAVPGTLVYTTGGTAITAGTVLPAGTYPVVASFTPSDATNYRGGSATATITVTRGTSSTTLTSSATPVLLNTAVTFTAHVTGGSPAPSGTVQFTSGSSVLGSAPVDATGSATFSLNTLPAGSQTITAVYSGDANYTGSSATVTEVVADFTLAVAANTSGTQSVLRGSVGTYHFTVSPTVAATLVGPVSFTLTGLPAGATYTLTPSTVASGSGATNVTLAVTVPALKSQVERSPLQRGSSVVAVALLLLPFTRRLRQGFLRTRAAGLLATVIFATAVLLSTTGCGAGIGYYDGSGQTTSTLTLTANSGSLSHAATVTLEVQ, encoded by the coding sequence ATGTCACGCCCCCATTTCCGTGTGTACGCCTCTGCGTGCGCCGCTTTTGCTTTGGCATTGCTGCCGGGTCTGAACCGGGCAGCCGCCCAAACAGCACCGGCCCAGACCGTATCGTCGTCCGCACCCGCAACCACGGCTTTCCCAGCCGTGGCGGTCGGTGCAGTTTCCTCGGCGAAGACGGTCACGCTGACCCTGCGTTCCGCAGGCGTCGCGCTTGCACCCACGGCAACGTCTGAGTTCACCATCCTTCCGGGCGGCACCTGCTCGGCTCAGCAAACCTACGCCGCCGGCGACACCTGTACGCTTGCCGTCGGCTTTGCGCCGCAGGCTCCAGGAACGGTCTCCGGCCAGGTTTCGCTGCCCGGTGCCAACGGACGCACCCTCGCCACCGCGCGGCTCATTGGCACCGGCGTGGGCTCGTCCGCGGCCTTCACTCCCGGCGTGGTCTCCACGGTTGCCATCGCCTCCGCCGGACCGCACAGCTTTACGGCGCTCACCACCTCGGCAAGCGGGGTAGCCTACCTCGCCGACCGCTCCACCGGCCAGATCTTGCAGGTAGACCCGGTCAGCGGAACGACTTCCGTGGTTGCGACCGGTCTGCCGGCCTCCGACCCGGTTGCCTCCCTCGCCGCCGATGTGGACGGCACCGTGTACCTCCTCAGCGCGAGCGGCAGCATTTCGCGGGTCGACCCCGGAACAACCGCCGTCACCGCCATTGCCCCGCTGCCAACCACCGCAGGTGCCTCCGCCCCGGCTTCAGCGATCACCGTCGACGCGCAAGGCCGCCTCATTGCCGCTTTCGGCACCGCTCTGGAACGTCTGGACAACGGCGTCTGGACCGCCCTCGCGGCCAACGCTGCCTGCACCGATCCAACCGCAACCTGCGGCGACGGCCAGACCCTCGTCCACGCCCAGTTCGGCTCCGTCACGGCTCTCGCGTCCGATGCCGCCGGCGACCTCTACATCGTCGACGCCGCATCCTCCCGCATCCGCCGAGTGGACGCGTCAACCGGCATCCTCAGCACCGTCGCAGGCACCGGCACCGCCTGCGCCCACACGCCCTGCGGCGACGGCGCCGCGGCCAACACCGCTGCGCTCGGCACACTCTCTGGCATCACGGTCGACGCGCTCGGCGACCTGACCTTCGCCGAGGCCGCCTCGGGACTGCGGCGCATCGACGCTTCCACCGGCACCACTCACTCGGTCCTGGCAACCTCCGAAACCCGCTTCCGCTCCGGCACGGTCAGCCCTGCGGCGCTTCGCGACGGCAGCGTCCTCCTTCTCACCAGCGCTGACGCCTCCACCGTCGCGGAGTTCAGCGCCGCCAGCTCCACCCTCACCTTTGCGCAGACGCCGGTGGGGCAGACCAGCTCCGACAGCGTGCAGACCGTCACTCTGACGAACCGCGGCAACGCCCCGCTCACCCTTGCCACGCCCGCCGCTGGAACCAACCCCAGCACCACCGCGGACTTCCCGCTCGGCGACGCGCAGACGTGCCCGCAACTGTCTGCCAGCAGCGCGGCACAGTCGCTCGCACCGGGCGCGGCCTGCACCCTCCAGGTCAAGTTCAAGCCGACCACTTCGGGCAACATCTCCAGCCGCGTGGTGCTCACGGAAAGCGCCAGCGCCGCTGCCTCCACTTCCTCTGCCGCTGCACCCGCAGCGCAGATCACGCACGCCATCGCTGTGCAGGGCGCCGCAGGCGCGGCTCCGGGCACAGCACCTGCTTCCATCGCGCTGGTCTCTCTGCCCACCGGCCCCGTGTACGGCCAGCCCGTCTCGCTCAACGTCTCCGTCTACGACGCGACCCACACCGGGCCCACGCCCACCGGCACTCTCACCTTCACCGAAGGGTCCACCACCCTGGGCACCGCAACGCTGAGCGGTGGCAACGGCAACTACACCGTCGTCCACCCCTCCACCGGCAGCCACACGTACGCGGTTTCCTACTCGGGCGACAGCTACTACGCCGCCAGCACCCAGAACACCACCATCGACGTCACCGTGGCACGCGCCGCCTCGGTTTACACCGCGTCCCTGCCCACCTATGAGTACGGGCAGGACATTCGCGCTACCTACGTTCTGTCCGGGCAGTACTCCGGCACCGGCATCGCTCTGCCCTCGGGAGTCGTCACCTACACACTGTTCGACAGCAACGGCAACGTCGTTGTGACCGGCACCTCCAACTCTGCCGATCGCGTAAACAGCATCGACGAGAACGCGCCCCTCGGCATGCTGCACGGTGGTACCTACAAGCTCCAGCTCAGCTACCCGGGCGACACCAACTTCCTGCCCTTGCAGCAGGATCTGCAGGTCGTAGTGCAGCCGGCACCGCAGATCATCGTGAACTTCGGCCAGCTTCCCAGCCCCGTCAACTACGGCGTGCCACCCATTCCGCTCATCGGCACCGCGGTTAGCACCGTTACGAACCCCGCGACGCAGACGGGACTTCCCGTTGTCTTCTCCGTGCTCTCCGGTCCGGGAACCATCGTCAACAATCAGCTTGTCGTCACCGGCGTTGGCACCATCGTTGTCGCGGCCAACCAGCCCGGCAATTCCGACTACGCGCCTGCGCCCCAACTCACCCAAACTGTCATCTCGGTACGCCCGGTAGCCAAACTGGTCTGGAACACGCCGGCGCCGATCAATGTCGGGACGCCGCTGGGCAAGAACCAGCTCAACGCGGTGGCGCTCGACCCCAACGGCCAGCCGCTCGCCGGCACTTACACGTACATGCCCACCGCGGGCACAGTACTCCCGGTCGGTCCGGCCACGCTCACTGTCACCTTTGTCCCGACCGACACCGATCACTACGGCAACGTCACGGTCACCGCCTCCGTGGTGCTGACCGTGCGCGACCTGACCACGTCCACCATCACCTTTGCCGGCGGCACCACCACCTACGGCACCGGCCTGGGCAGCGCCCTGAACGCAACCGCAACCTCTAATGGGGCCGCGATTCCCGGCACCTTCGTCTACACCACGAACGGAACGACGCTCTCTGCCACTAGCTCGCTTCCGGTCGGAACCTATACCGTCCTTGCCACCTTCACGCCGACCGACGGCAACACCTATCGCGCCGGTTCCGCCACCGCTACGATCACCGTCAATCCGGCAACCGTCACGGTCACGTTCGCGGGCGGCAGTGTCACCTCCGGAAATGCTCTGGGTGCAACGCTGAATGCAACCGCAACCGCAAACGGCGCAGCGGTTCCCGGCACCCTGGTGTACACCACCGGCGGCACGGCGATCACCGCCGGCACGGTTCTGCCCGCCGGCACCTACCCGGTAGTCGCCAGCTTTACCCCGTCTGACGCCACCAACTATCGCGGCGGCTCCGCAACCGCGACCATCACCGTAACCCGCGGCACATCCTCCACCACGCTCACCTCGTCAGCCACGCCAGTGCTGCTCAACACCGCGGTTACGTTCACCGCGCACGTCACCGGCGGATCGCCCGCGCCGTCCGGAACCGTGCAGTTCACCAGCGGCTCCAGCGTGCTCGGCAGCGCCCCGGTCGATGCCACCGGAAGCGCCACCTTCAGCCTCAACACCTTGCCCGCCGGATCGCAGACCATCACCGCCGTCTACAGCGGTGACGCGAACTACACCGGCAGCAGTGCCACCGTCACGGAGGTCGTTGCCGACTTCACGCTTGCCGTGGCCGCAAACACATCGGGCACGCAATCGGTGCTGCGCGGCTCCGTGGGTACGTACCACTTCACGGTCTCGCCGACCGTCGCCGCCACCCTGGTTGGTCCGGTCAGCTTCACGCTTACCGGCCTTCCCGCGGGCGCAACCTACACGCTTACGCCCTCCACGGTCGCCAGCGGCTCGGGCGCAACGAACGTCACACTTGCCGTCACCGTGCCCGCGCTCAAGAGCCAGGTAGAGCGTTCGCCGCTCCAGCGCGGCTCCTCCGTCGTTGCCGTCGCGCTTCTGCTGCTTCCGTTCACCAGGCGACTGCGGCAGGGTTTTCTCCGCACCAGAGCCGCCGGCCTGCTCGCCACAGTCATCTTCGCTACCGCCGTTCTGCTGTCCACCACAGGCTGTGGTGCGGGCATCGGCTACTACGACGGTTCCGGTCAGACCACTTCCACACTGACGCTCACCGCAAACAGCGGATCGCTCAGCCATGCCGCGACGGTCACGCTGGAGGTTCAGTAA